Sequence from the Bacteroidota bacterium genome:
TTTGGTCGTCCATAAGATTAATTACCGGACAGGCAGTCCCCTCTTCTATCTCTGTGGTATGTGCCGTTTCATACCCTAAAACATTTCTTCCAAATTCAATTACTGCCATCTGCATACCCAAACAAATACCAAAGAAAGGTACTTTATTTACACGTGCGTATTTTACAGCCAGAATCTTTCCTTCGATACCGCGCTCACCAAATCCGGGAGCTACCAAAATCCCATCTAATCCACCAAGTTTTTTCTCAACATTATCATGTGATAAACTACCAGAATGAATCCAACGAATATTTACTTTGGCCTCATTCGATGCACCGGCATGAATAAATGCCTCTGTAATCGACTTATATGAATCGTGTAGTTCTACATATTTCCCTACCAATCCTATTTCTATTTCCTGCTTTGGATTTTTAAAATGATCAACAAAAATATTCCAGTCTGTTAAGTCCGGTGTCTTTTTGTGGTCCAAGTGTAAATGATCCAGAACTACTTCATCAAGTTTCTCCGATCGCATTAAATTAGGCACATCGTATATTGTTGATGCATCTAAAGACTCTATCACAGCTTCTTTTCGAACATTACAAAATAAAGCCAATTTATCTTTTACTTCTTGTGGTATTTTGTATTCCGATCTACATACCAAAACATCAGGCTGTACTCCACTCGTCATCAAAGTTTTTACAGAGTGCTGAGTTGGTTTGGTTTTTAACTCACCTGTTGTAGCAAGATAAGGAATCAAAGTAAGGTGGATCACCATTGAATTTTCTTTACCTTCATCCCAAAGCATCTGACGAACAGACTCTACATATGGAAGAGATTCAATATCTCCAACAGTACCACCAATCTCGGTAATTACAATATCGTAATCTCCTGTATTTCCCAGAATACGAATACGATTTTTAATCTCATTTGTAATATGAGGGATAATTTGCACCGTTTTTCCTAAAAACTCACCTTTTCTCTCCTTATCAATTACCGACTGGTAAATTCTACCTGTAGTAA
This genomic interval carries:
- a CDS encoding CTP synthase, which translates into the protein MSKTKYVFVTGGVTSSLGKGIISASLANLLQARGYRVTIQKLDPYINIDPGTLNPYEHGECYVTDDGAETDLDLGHYERFLNNPTSQANNVTTGRIYQSVIDKERKGEFLGKTVQIIPHITNEIKNRIRILGNTGDYDIVITEIGGTVGDIESLPYVESVRQMLWDEGKENSMVIHLTLIPYLATTGELKTKPTQHSVKTLMTSGVQPDVLVCRSEYKIPQEVKDKLALFCNVRKEAVIESLDASTIYDVPNLMRSEKLDEVVLDHLHLDHKKTPDLTDWNIFVDHFKNPKQEIEIGLVGKYVELHDSYKSITEAFIHAGASNEAKVNIRWIHSGSLSHDNVEKKLGGLDGILVAPGFGERGIEGKILAVKYARVNKVPFFGICLGMQMAVIEFGRNVLGYETAHTTEIEEGTACPVINLMDDQKNITDMGGTMRLGAWSCELVEGTKASDIYSDKLISERHRHRYEFNNEYKKDYEDAGMVASGFNPDTGLVEIVELKDHPWFVGVQFHPEYKSTVLRPHPLFVDFVKASIEHSNT